A window of Syngnathoides biaculeatus isolate LvHL_M chromosome 9, ASM1980259v1, whole genome shotgun sequence contains these coding sequences:
- the smarca5 gene encoding SWI/SNF-related matrix-associated actin-dependent regulator of chromatin subfamily A member 5, translating to MSEILSCVEPEREEPTEVEEARGTEEKSDSDVGKESSSDAGPDGQDASSSSSTKTKESAPGYEEKVKTDRTNRFDYLLKQTELFAHFIQPAAQKTPTSPLKMKPGRPRIKKDEKQNLLSAGDNRHRRTEQEEDEELLSESTKTTNVCTRFDDSPSYIKTGKMRDYQVRGLNWLISLYENGINGILADEMGLGKTLQTISLLGYMKHYRNIPGPHMVLVPKSTLYNWMNEFKRWVPSLRAVCLIGDRDERTALIRDVLLPGEWDVCVTSYEMLIIEKAVFKKFNWRYLVIDEAHRIKNEKSKLSEIVREFKTTNRLLLTGTPLQNNLHELWALLNFLLPDVFNSSEDFDSWFDTNNCLGDQKLVERLHTVLRPFLLRRIKADVEKTLLPKKEIKMYVGLSKMQREWYTKILMKDIDILNSAGKMDKMRLLNVLMQLRKCCNHPYLFDGAEPGPPYTTDLHLVVNSGKMVVLDKLLPKMKEQGSRVLIFSQMTRVLDILEDYCMWRNYGYCRLDGQTPHEERQISINAYNEPNSSKFIFMLSTRAGGLGINLATADVVILYDSDWNPQVDLQAMDRAHRIGQLKQVRVFRFITENTVEERIVERAEMKLRLDSIVIQQGRLVDPSANKLGKDEMLSIIRHGATHVFASKESEITDDDIDAILERGERKTMEMKEKLSSLGESSLRNFTMDTENSSVYTFEGEDYREKKKVITNWIEPPKRERKANYAVDAYFREALRVSEPKAPKAPRPPKQPNVQDFQFFPPRLFELLEKEILFYRKTIGYKVPRNPEMPNSAQVQKEEQGKIDEAEALTEEELEEKENLLQQGFTIWNKRDFNQFIKANEKWGRDDIENIAREVEGKTPEEVMEYSAVFWERCNELQDIEKIMAQIERGEARIQRRISIKKALDSKIGRYKAPFHQLRISYGTNKGKNYTEEEDRFLICMLHKLGFDKESVYDELRQCIRNSPQFRFDWFLKSRTAMELQRRCNTLITLIERENMELEEREKAEKKKRGPKTGSAQKRKSEGIPDSRGRRKKLKL from the exons gaaAAGTCTGACTCCGATGTTGGCAAAGAGTCATCTTCAGATGCAGGACCTGACGGGCAAGatgcttcctcttcctcctctaccAAAACCAAAGAATCGGCTCCAGGTTATGAAGAGAAAGTG AAAACGGACCGTACCAACAGATTCGACTACTTGTTGAAACAAACGGAGCTGTTTGCTCACTTCATTCAGCCGGCCGCACAGAAGACCCCCACATCTCCCCTCAAGATGAAGCCGGGGCGACCCCGCATCAAGAAAGACGAGAAACAGAACTTGTTGTCCGCTGGCGA CAATCGTCATCGGCGCACCGAGcaagaggaggatgaggagctGTTGAGCGAGAGCACCAAGACCACAAACGTCTGCACCCGCTTCGACGACTCGCCATCGT ACATCAAAACAGGAAAGATGAGAGACTATCAAGTCCGTGGTCTGAACTGGCTTATTTCTCTGTACGAGAACGGAATCAACGGCATCCTCGCCGATGAAATG GGTTTGGGAAAGACCCTCCAGACAATTTCCCTGCTGGGGTACATGAAGCATTACAGGAACATCCCCGGACCGCACATGGTGCTGGTGCCCAAGTCCACCCTATACAACTGGATGAACGAGTTCAAGCGCTGGGTTCCGTCTCTGCGAGCAGTCTGCCTCATCGGAGACAGAGATGAGAGG ACTGCTCTCATCCGAGACGTGTTGCTGCCCGGCGAATGGGACGTGTGCGTGACATCGTATGAGATGCTCATCATCGAAAAGGCCGTGTTCAAGAAGTTCAACTGGCGCTACCTGGTCATCGACGAAGCCCACAGAATCAAGAACGAGAAATCCAAG TTGTCAGAGATTGTGCGAGAGTTCAAGACCACCAATCGTCTTTTGCTGACCGGCACACCGCTCCAAAACAACCTGCACGAGTTGTGGGCCCTGCTCAATTTCCTCCTCCCAGATGTGTTCAATTCATCAGAG GATTTTGATTCCTGGTTCGACACCAACAATTGCTTGGGCGATCAGAAACTGGTGGAGCGTCTTCACACG GTTCTCCGCCCCTTCCTGCTCCGACGTATAAAAGCTGATGTGGAAAAAACGCTGCTCCCCAAGAAGGAAATCAAGATGTATGTAGGCCTCAGTAAAATGCAGCGAGAATG GTACACCAAGATTCTAATGAAGGACATCGACATCTTGAACTCGGCCGGTAAGATGGACAAGATGCGTCTGCTCAACGTGCTGATGCAGTTGCGGAAGTGTTGCAACCACCCGTACCTGTTCGACGGCGCCGAGCCCGGACCCCCTTACACCACCGACCTCCATTTGGTGGTCAACAGCGGCAAGATGGTGGTGCTGGACAAGCTGCTTCCCAAAATGAAGGAGCAGG gctCACGTGTACTCATCTTCAGCCAGATGACCAGGGTGCTGGACATCTTGGAGGACTACTGCATGTGGAGGAACTACGGCTACTGTCGCCTGGACGGTCAGACTCCGCATGAAGAGAGACAG ATTTCCATCAACGCCTACAACGAGCCCAACAGCAGCAAGTTCATCTTCATGCTGAGCACCAGAGCCGGTGGCCTCGGTATCAACCTGGCCACAGCTGACGTTGTCATCCTCTACGACTCTGACTGGAACCCTCAAGTTGACCTGCAGGCCATG GATCGAGCTCACAGGATCGGGCAGCTGAAGCAGGTTCGCGTCTTCCGCTTCATCACGGAGAACACGGTGGAGGAGAGGATTGTGGAGAGGGCGGAAATGAAGCTGCGCCTCGACTCCATCGTCATCCAGCAAG GGCGACTCGTGGACCCGAGCGCCAACAAGCTGGGCAAAGACGAGATGCTGTCTATCATCCGGCACGGCGCCACGCACGTGTTTGCCTCCAAGGAGAGCGAGATCACAGATGATGACATCGACGCAATCCTGGAAAGGGGCGAGAGGAAG ACAATGGAGATGAAGGAGAAGCTGTCCTCCCTGGGCGAGAGCTCGTTGAGAAACTTCACCATGGACACCGAGAACAGCAGCGTGTACACATTTGAGGGAGAAGACTACAGAGAGAAGAAAAAG GTCATCACCAACTGGATTGAACCCCcgaagagagagaggaaggccAATTACGCTGTGGACGCCTACTTCAGAGAAGCCCTTCGAGTCAGCGAGCCCAAAGCGCCCAAG GCTCCTCGTCCACCCAAGCAGCCCAACGTCCAAGACTTCCAGTTCTTCCCTCCACGTCTCTTTGAGCTCCTTGAAAAGGAAATCCTCTTTTACAGAAAGACCATTGGCTACAAg GTGCCACGCAATCCGGAAATGCCCAACTCCGCTCAGGTCCAGAAGGAGGAGCAAGGCAAGATTGACGAAGCTGAAGCCTTGACggaggaggagctggaggagaaggagaaccTTTTGCAGCAG GGATTCACCATTTGGAACAAGCGCGACTTCAACCAGTTCATCAAAGCCAACGAGAAGTGGGGACGCGACGATATCGAGAACATTGCcagagaggtggaggggaaaACTCCAGAAGAGGTCATGGAGTATTCGG CTGTGTTTTGGGAGCGCTGCAATGAGCTGCAGGACATTGAGAAGATTATGGCTCAGATTGAGCGAGGAGAGGCCAGGATCCAGAGGAGGATTAGCATCAAGAAGGCACTGGACTCCAAG ATCGGCCGCTACAAGGCGCCCTTCCACCAACTCCGGATCTCCTACGGCACCAACAAGGGCAAGAACTACACAGAGGAGGAAGACCGCTTCCTCATTTGCATGCTGCATAAGCTGGGCTTCGACAAGGAGAGCGTGTACGACGAGCTGCGCCAGTGCATCCGCAACTCGCCGCAATTTCGCTTCGACTGGTTCCTCAAGTCCAGGACGGCCATG GAGCTGCAGAGGCGATGCAACACGCTAATCACGCTCATCgagagggagaacatggagCTGGAGGAGCGAGAGAaggcagagaagaagaagagggggcCAAAGACCGGCTCG GCCCAGAAACGGAAGTCGGAAGGAATCCCAGACAGTCGCGGGCGTCGGAAAAAGCTCAAGTTGTGA